The Cryptococcus neoformans var. neoformans B-3501A chromosome 7, whole genome shotgun sequence genome window below encodes:
- a CDS encoding hypothetical protein (Match to EST gb|CF185469.1|CF185469), which yields MAFPDSADSVHSLLALLRSTQDDPSESQSQAFTSTSASRPGPNSITQNLSSRPIPSGAQLADLLTSLNARPPPRQPKIDSPGRRELIEPFGPVGLAGLSRSPSGRQEDGQRAYERDYGREVEEHYSGSRETEWQPQKPQPKERIREPGYGDMTFMRALPIITELLDDHNFKAELRKMKQDQDALERRLWAKGEKVKADHERTVKAEKDIAKIARQSITSEKVRQWNKTLANNLDAFYRQQCLPAIDGLAVRQRQRLKDLGVPGLGEDGGSGVSDEKVRQRIKRILEVLEAGLEE from the exons ATGGCCTTCCCA GACAGCGCAGACAGCGttcactctcttcttgcacTCCTTCGATCTACTCAAGACGACCCTTCCGAATCTCAGTCTCAAGCGTTTACATCTACCTCAGCATCCAGGCCTGGTCCTAACAGTATCACCCAGAATTTATCTTCGCGTCCTATACCCTCCGGCGCACAGCTTGCGGACCTCCTCACTTCACTCAATGCTCGACCACCGCCACGACAGCCGAAGATAGACTCCCCGGGGAGGCGAGAGTTGATAGAGCCATTTGGGCCTGTGGGATTGGCCGGACTATCAAGGTCTCCATCTGGCCGACAAGAAGATGGACAGAGAGCTTATGAACGGGACTATGGGcgagaagtggaagaacaTTATTCAGGGTCAAGAGAAACTGAATGGCAGCCGCAGAAGCCACAGCCTAAAGAGAGAATACGGGAGCCGGGATACGGGGACATGACCTTCATGAGAGCACTCCCTATAATTACAGAGTTGTTGGACGATCATAACTTCAAAGCAGAACTGAGGAAG ATGAAGCAAGACCAAGATGCTTTGGAAAGGAGACTGTGGGCCAAAGGTGAGAAAGTCAAAGCAGATCACGAGAGAACAGTCAAAGCAGAGAAGGACAT CGCGAAGATTGCCAGGCAATCTATAACCTCAGAGAAAGTCAGA CAATGGAACAAGACTCTTGCAAATAACCTCGACGCATTCTACCGCCAACAGTGTCTCCCGGCAATTGACGGTCTTGCCGTTCGCCAGCGCCAACGTTTAAAAGATTTAGGCGTCCCAGGTCTAGGAGAGGACGGAGGCAGCGGGGTGAGTGACGAAAAAGTGCGACAGAGGATAAAAAGAATACTTGAAGTGCTTGAAGCTGGACTGGAAGAATGA
- a CDS encoding hypothetical protein (Match to EST gb|CF192591.1|CF192591; HMMPfam hit to Mito_carr, Mitochondrial carrier protein, score: 246.6, E(): 4.3e-71), whose protein sequence is MTSPSASPPVASSKVNLQASHHLLSGALSGLSSAVVLQPLDLLKTRLQQSQEGIGSKRQKLRGVVKQVIKDDGISGLWRGTIPTLVRNVPGVAVYFYSLSAIRNRLSAVPYFSITVPVSGNKILTPSGQVKREAGSRSAIVKLSSGGNLLAGAVGRTSVGFVLSPITVIKARFESNRYSNYHSILGALSSLYRTQGVKGFYQGFTATAVRDAPYAGLYLVFYEKSKELAGRLPGVPNAALHSCSGIMAATLATIITSPADVIKTRMQVNPAEHPTLRKAIARVVQERGPLGFFSGTSLRISRKAASAAIGWTVYEGLLIFLRDRKGQPQTGAL, encoded by the exons ATGacctctccttctgcctCCCCACCTGTCGCAAGCAGCAAGGTCAATCTTCAAGCctcacatcatcttctttcaggCGCGTTATCAGGTCTCTCTTCGGCTGTAGTCTTACAGCCCCTCGATCTTCTCAAGACAAGATTACAGCAAAGCCAAGAAGGTATAGGCTCCAAGAG GCAAAAATTAAGAGGAGTTGTCAAGCAGGTCatcaaagatgatggaatATCGGGACTATGGAGAGGTACCATTCCGACGTTAGTCAG GAATGTCCCGGGAGTAGCTGTATATTTTTATTCCCTCTCAGCTATCCGAAATCGGCTCTCAGCAGTCCCATATTTCTCCATAACGGTGCCAGTGTCTGGAAATAAAATATTAACGCCATCTGGGCAAGTGAAGAGGGAGGCAGGCTCCAGATCGGCGATCGTGAAGCTTTCTTCTGGCGGAAACCTGTTGGCCGGAGCCGTGGGCAGGACATCGGTGGGCTTCGTCTTGAGCCCTATTACAGTCATCAAAGCTCGCTTTGAG AGTAACCGATATTCTAATTACCACTCTATTCTCGGtgccctctcctccttgtaCCGCACCCAAGGGGTGAAAGGTTTCTATCAAGGATTCACGGCCACCGCAGTCCGTGATGCCCCGTATGCGGGACTGTACCTGGTATTCTACGAGAAATCAAAAGAGTTGGCAG GGAGATTACCAGGGGTGCCTAATGCGGCCTTACATTCGTGCTCAG GTATTATGGCTGCCACCCTTGCCACAATCATCACTTCACCGGCCGATGTAATCAAA ACCAGAATGCAGGTCAATCCGGCTGAGCATCCCACATTACGGAAAGCCATTGCAAGGGTCGTTCAG GAGCGAGGACCACTGGGTTTCTTCTCGGGAACTTCCCTACGAATATCGCGCAAAGCTGCATCTGCTGCGATTGGATGGACGGTGTACGAGGGACTTTTGATTTTCCTTAGAGATCGTAAAGGGCAGCCTCAAACAGGAGCATTATAA
- a CDS encoding hypothetical protein (Match to EST gb|CF188656.1|CF188656; HMMPfam hit to WSC, WSC domain, score: 405.5, E(): 6.1e-119): MLTHLFYVVVVSVLSLVSQAQDDGWHLDYTYTLVNEELDPIISPNQQSSHMHKIIGGSRMAAYYNFDDYSAAKCSSLRIQADKSNYWMPQLYFVDNSTNKFVPIPAKIRFYYFLGRSSTAEPVISFPKGLRMLAGDPFNKAPTDVASFTCHINEGFIDSLAADNFNFDRDCPYGMKTELFFPPCWDGYNLYKSDGSHMAYPSQNARDGRCPWTHPIRLPAIQLEYTWRTSYYNPGTVLNGHLAWANGDTTSYGIHGDFVNGWDLDVLNAALKDPSCVGINMSIPMDDCPTLFAQFDDAAASTCVPERGVLTETFGNTDLVPIDRLPGCNPLWSDGDKPTCDPPIAGLDVSAFTGTDGLYIADVEDQKNFIWPTEPGWTNIACLHDVSSLSGGTSYADQSITVESCTSSCLKSGYNFAGTGQVGTYWTCVCGTSISSNAYVEPGMCTSACPGNSSEACGGSYRFNIWYAPNGTISNWGTSRDDGSEYLGCYDDPTTASDGLLGQATYSFQSASMTTEVCIEACAQAGNRWAATLLGRNCYCGDEFYYGKGTFMPDSYCTVSCTGNSSEICGDYYKSSVYNITGVQAAKASDSHLAGYQGCYEDKSGHLALTNNSWTSTSLTPLTCINGCSELGYSYAAVEGGNTCYCGSKVSSTVTVLPASQCQTACTGNSSDSCGGIQALDLYTMAAATDTPATIRASHPAGYLGCYKDAGSNMAFSNYYTYHIASMTVETCKAACVELGYLYAGVTNGYYCQCGDNYPETTQMVGDLYCTTPCYGNASETCGAGGYLEGYDLSDMTAAPEMSGTSMNSYIGCYDNSNRGLTNYSYVDGAMTVEACRTTCSEFGYSLAGVYYGSYCGCGDAWTGATQKYPSSACQYYACKGNSSEWCGGTTQLAMYNASDVVVTYDKPSGWLSCWSDSAASRSLTGYFYSANPMSAHACRTACNQQGYTYAATEAGNQCLCGNTLGGEKAPTSYCKTVCSGNANETCGGSNYMDLYNATGATASNGIAGYLGCFTDNYSLNTASYVSDYMDVDICSRWCYARGAAYAGVRVSSGSNMQCKCGTSSPSLVTTLSACATPCTADSSQPCGSTTAIGVYQLSQTSITSGEFPISSNSSGYVGCYRDGSTRMLPSYSFSLSTMSNPLCISNCKALGYDLAGTEYAEQCWCANALNATSGGYKVQESDCSTTCSGGAGICGASGTLSVWSTVNASSDSVAVEGYKGCYSVGDFVSSTPLTYWGDYMTTDLCRRTCRSAGYAIAGLTNANICVCGDSANYGAQAAPATCDAPCKGNTTQTCGAKYSKALTIFDTTGAGAQVPSGFAANYVGCVSDGSPLKLSAYSFKNGGMTNDMAFKICSAASYPAYGTENGNEGHCGTSKLSVALLPDSYCSTACAGLATTWCGGGGRLSYFYLDATTNDTWSTTLASSTSAVANSTSSAFINATAILSTRTTSNTATATAIVTSPMPHTNVTPSSTSRNSSISATASVSPFSASGSTSVTSLLSGTVSSSSASTDISPAVPLTSTASISNIASFIASQADAYSTSTETILSASSTEAGPSGEILVPSSTSSSLSSSFTASAPATSLPISSEAYPSSLYSMNSSTASASISIVTSVITMYISTSASSNTLGSSTSTSAAAVQTSSVSLGCYSGSSSSFSNAKMTSHDDLTASMCQIWCNANYYIYAGLTNGTTCGCSNELDGMPSTSDDACTTVCSGDASQACGGDGSVYSVYTAVAASQQRRRSEVEQPAARGETNKEEKMIFHGRRVNRRTTASWAAGLL, encoded by the exons ATGCTGACACATTTATTCTACGTCGTCGTTGTTTCGGTGTTGTCTCTGGTCTCACAAGCCCAAGATGACGGCTGGCATCTGGATTACACTTACACTTTGGTCAATGAAGAGCTTGACCCCATTATCAGCCCTAACCAGCAATCTTCGCATATGCACAAGATCATTGGTGGTTCAAGGATGGCCGCATACTACAATTTTGACGATTATTCAGCCGCAAAATGTTCTTCTCTACGTATTCAGGCGGATAAGTCCAACTACTGGATGCCTC aGCTCTATTTTGTCGACAATAGCACCAACAAATTCGTCCCTATCCCTGCCAAAATTCGATTCTACTACTTCCTTGGTCGTAGTTCAACTGCTGAACCCgtcatctctttcccgaAGGGTCTCCGAATGCTTGCGGGAGACCCCTTCAACAAGGCTCCCACGGATGTCGCCTCCTTTACTTGTCACATAAATGAGGGTTTCATTGATTCCCTCGCCGCTGATAATTTCAACTTCGACAGAGATTGTCCTTATGGCATGAAGACGgagctcttctttcccccttGCTGGGATGGCTACAATCTATACAAGTCCGATGGCTCCCATATGGCGTATCCTAGCCAAAATGCTCGAGATGGAAGGTGCCCTTGGACTCATCCTATTCGACTTCCAGCCATCCAGCTCGAGTACACTTGGCGAACCAGCTATTACAATCCGGGTACCGTGCTCAACGGACACTTGGCTTGGGCAAATGGTGATACGACAAGTTACGGTATTCATGGTGACTTTGTGAATGGTTGGGATCTGGATGTGCTGAACGCGGCATTGAAAGACCCCAGTTGCGTAGGTATCAACATGTCTAT CCCCATGGATGATTGTCCAACATTGTTTGCCCAATTCGACgatgctgctgcttctACCTGTGTTCCCGAGAGAGGAGTCCTTACCGAAACTTTTGGTAACACTGATCTCGTTCCCATCGACCGTCTCCCTGGTTGCAACCCTCTGTGGTCTGATGGTGACAAGCCAACTTGTGACCCTCCTATTGCCGGGCTCGATGTTTCGGCTTTCACAGGTACTGATGGCCTGTATATCGCGGATGTTGAGGATCAAAAGAATTTCATCTGGCCTACTGAGCCTGGATGGACCAATATTGCCTGTCTTCATGATGTGTCCTCCCTTTCTGGAGGCACTTCATATGCCGATCAGTCGATAACAGTCGAGAGCTGCACTTCTTCCTGTTTGAAGTCGGGTTACAATTTTGCGGGAACTGGACAAGTTGGGACGTACTGGACAT GTGTTTGCGGCACTAGCATCAGTTCCAATGCTTATGTTGAGCCTGGAATGTGCACTTCCGCCTGTCCTGGCAATTCGAGTGAAGCCTGTGGGGGGTCTTACAGGTTTAACATCTGGTATGCCCCGAACGGGACAATAAGTAACTGGGGGACATCTCGAGATGACGGCTCAGAATATTTAGGCTGCTATGACGACCCGACTACTGCTTCTGATGGTCTCTTGGGACAAGCAACTTACAGCTTTCAATCCGCTTCCATGACAACGGAAGTCTGCATCGAAGCTTGTGCTCAGGCCGGCAATAGGTGGGCAGCTACCCTGTTGGGGAGGAACTGTTACTGTGGTGATGAGTTCTACTACGGCAAGGGAACATTCATGCCCGACTCTTACTGTACTGTATCCTGTACTGGAAACTCTTCTGAGATATGCGGTGACTATTACAAGTCTTCAGTGTACAATATCACAGGTGTCCAAGCTGCCAAGGCCTCCGACAGCCACCTAGCTGGTTACCAGGGCTGTTACGAAGATAAAAGTGGTCATCTGGCCTTGACAAACAATTCTTGGACGTCTACGTCCTTGACCCCTCTAACATGTATCAATGGCTGTTCTGAGCTTGGTTACTCCTATGCTGC TGTGGAAGGGGGTAACACATGCTATTGCGGCTCTAAAGTTTCCTCTACAGTCACGGTACTCCCTGCTAGCCAGTGTCAGACAGCATGCACCGGCAACTCATCCGATAGTTGCGGTGGCATCCAAGCTTTGGATTTATATACCATGGCCGCTGCCACGGACACCCCTGCCACTATTAGGGCGTCTCATCCTGCTGGATACCTCGGATGCTACAAGGATGCTGGAAGCAACATGGCCTTCAGCAATTACTACACATACCACATCGCTTCAATGACTGTTGAGACTTGTAAAGCAGCTTGTGTGGAACTCGGATATCTTTATGCTGG CGTGACTAACGGTTATTACTGTCAATGTGGTGACAATTACCCTGAAACTACCCAAATGGTCGGCGACCTTTACTGTACTACGCCTTGTTATGGAAACGCTTCAGAAACATGTGGCGCTGGTGGCTATCTAGAAGGGTACGACCTGAGCGACATGACAGCTGCTCCTGAGATGTCTGGAACATCAATGAACTCCTACATTGGATGTTATGATAATTCCAATCGAGGCCTCACCAATTATTCGTATGTGGACGGTGCGATGACTGTTGAGGCCTGTCGAACCACTTGCTCTGAGTTTGGATATAGTCTTGCTGG TGTCTATTATGGCAGCTACTGTGGCTGTGGTGACGCTTGGACCGGAGCCACTCAAAAATACCCTTCCAGTGCTTGCCAGTACTACGCTTGCAAGGGCAATTCATCCGAATGGTGTGGTGGTACCACTCAGCTGGCTATGTATAATGCGTCCGACGTCGTTGTGACCTACGACAAGCCTTCAGGTTGGCTCTCATGCTGGAGCGATTCCGCAGCTTCTCGATCTCTTACCGGATACTTTTACTCTGCCAACCCCATGTCTGCTCATGCGTGTCGAACTGCTTGCAATCAACAAGGTTACACATATGCGGCTACGGAGGCGGGGAATCAATGTCTTTGTGGTAACACTCTGGGAGGCGAGAAGGCTCCTACTTCTTACTGCAAGACTGTCTGCTCTGGGAATGCCAATGAGACGTGCGGTGGTTCCAATTACATGGATCTGTACAACGCGACGGGCGCAACGGCCTCCAATGGTATCGCAGGCTACCTCGGTTGTTTCACTGACAACTATAGTCTCAATACAGCTTCTTACGTCAGTGATTACATGGACGTTGACATTTGCAGCCGATGGTGCTATGCCAGAGGCGCCGCTTATGCTGGCGTTAGAGTTAGCAGTGGCTCTAACATGCAATGTAAATGTGGTACGTCTTCACCTAGCCTTGTGACCACTCTTTCTGCATGTGCCACCCCTTGTACAGCGGATTCCAGTCAGCCTTGTGGCTCAACTACGGCGATTGGTGTTTATCAACTATCCCAGACATCCATTACTTCTGGTGAATTCCCGATCTCCAGCAACTCGTCAGGGTATGTGGGCTGCTACCGCGATGGCAGCACACGTATGCTTCCCTCTTACTCATTCTCGTTGAGCACCATGTCCAATCCTCTATGTATCTCCAACTGCAAGGCCTTAGGCTATGACTTGGCTGGAAC AGAGTATGCGGAGCAATGTTGGTGCGCTAACGCTTTGAATGCAACCTCCGGAGGCTATAAAGTGCAGGAAAGTGACTGCTCGACCACTTGTTCTGGTGGTGCGGGCATTTGCGGCGCTAGCGGAACACTGTCTGTATGGTCTACTGTCAACGCTTCATCCGACTCCGTGGCTGTCGAAGGCTACAAAGGTTGTTACTCTGTGGGCGACTTTGTTTCCTCAACCCCGCTGACCTACTGGGGCGATTATATGACGACCGACCTTTGTCGACGTACATGTCGATCTGCCGGTTATGCAATTGCTGGTCTCACCAACGCCAACATCTGCGTATGTGGTGACAGTGCCAACTATGGAGCGCAGGCTGCCCCCGCAACATGTGATGCCCCTTGTAAGGGCAACACCACTCAGACATGCGGTGCCAAATATTCCAAGGCCCTTACTATTTTTGACACGACCGGTGCTGGCGCCCAAGTCCCGTCGGGCTTTGCTGCTAATTACGTTGGCTGCGTCTCAGATGGATCCCCCCTCAAGCTGTCGGCATATTCTTTTAAAAACGGTGGTATGACGAATGATATGGCATTCAAAATCTGTTCTGCAGCCAGTTATCCCGCGTACGGTACCGAGAATGGTAATGAAGGACATTGTGGGACGAGCAAGCTTTCAgtcgcccttcttccggaCAGCTACTGCTCAACAGCTTGTGCAG GTTTAGCGACCACCTGGTGCGGCGGAGGCGGTAGATTGTCCTACTTCTACCTCGACGCCACGACGAACGATACATGGAGTACCACCCTTGCCTCATCGACTTCGGCAGTCGCCAACTCCACCTCATCGGCCTTTATTAACGCTACTGCCATTTTATCTACACGTACGACTTCCAATACAGCGACAGCTACCGCCATTGTTACCTCTCCAATGCCACACACGAATGTCACCCCTAGCAGTACTAGTAGAAACTCAAGTATTTCGGCAACTGCCAGTGTATCACCATTCAGCGCGTCTGGCAGCACATCCGTGACGAGCTTGCTGTCCGGAACTGTGTCATCTTCCAGTGCTTCCACCGACATCAGTCCTGCTGTTCCTTTAACGTCTACTGCTTCTATCAGCAATATCGCTTCCTTTATAGCCAGTCAAGCTGACGCCTACAGTACAAGCACAGAGACTATATTGTCAGCTTCCTCCACTGAGGCCGGTCCCAGTGGAGAGATATTAGTCCCGTCAAGCACCAGTTCATCCCTTTCCAGTTCATTTACTGCTAGCGCCCCTGCGACATCGCTTCCCATTTCATCTGAGGCATacccctcttccctttaTTCGATGAACTCTTCTACCGCTTCTGCCTCAATATCAATCGTCACTTCCGTTATCACCATGTATATCAGCACAAGTGCATCATCCAACACTCTAGGCAGTTCAACCTCcacttctgctgctgctgttcaGACGTCCAGCGTCAGTTTGGGATGTTATTCtggctcttcatcatcattttctAATGCCAAGATGACCAGTCACGACGATCTTACTGCTAGCATGTGCCAGATCTGGTGTAACGCCAATTACTATATTTATGCTGGTCTCACAAACGGCACCACATGTGGATGCTCCAATGAGCTTGATGGTATGCCGAGCACTAGCGATGATGCATGTACAACTGTCTGTTCTGGAGACGCTTCGCAGGCGTGCGGAGGCGACGGCAGCGTATACTCTGTGTACACGGCTGTGGCAGCTAGTCaacaaaggagaaggtcTGAAGTTGAGCAGCCTGCTGCACGGGGCGAAACTAATaaagaggagaaaatgATCTTCCATGGTCGTCGAGTGAATAGACGCACAACCGCTAGCTGGGCGGCAGGATTGCTTTAG
- a CDS encoding hypothetical protein (HMMPfam hit to TFIIS_C, Transcription factor S-II (TFIIS), score: 68.7, E(): 1.5e-17): MLFCPYCANSLTIGDREDSTDKVCPTCPYQFIIERQISMRTHLKRKEVDDVLGGKEAWANVDKTDTACPKCDHRRAYFRQMQIRSADEPMTTFYKCCECGHQWREVSQADFTGHLLTLHSELNTPGIYFNVL; encoded by the exons ATGCTCTTCTGCCCTTACTGCGCCAACAGTCTCACAATCGGAGATCGTGAAGATAGTACAGACAA GGTCTGTCCCACTTGCCCATACCAGTTCATCATCGAACGTCAA ATATCAATGAGAACGCATCTCAAGCGCAAGGAAGTGGACGACGTCTTAGGAGGCAAAGAAGCGTGGGCAAATGTGGATAAGACAGATA CTGCCTGTCCTAAATGTGATCACAGACGGGCATACTTCAGGCAAATGCAGATTCGTTCGGCGGATGAGCCTATGACCACCTTCTA TAAATGCTGCGAGTGTGGACATCAATGGCGAGAAGTGAGTCAAGCAGACTTCACAGGGCACTTACTGACGTTACATTCAGAACTAAACACCCCTGGTATCTACTTTAACGTTCTATAA